The genome window CGCCCTGCCAGCCAAAAAATTCCATACTTATGATAGTTTTGGCGTACTGGCTCTGCAAATGAATGACATAGAAGTGGGTATTCTTTCCGGAGACGACAATCCAGTGATGCACACCCGTGCGACAAGATTAAAAATTGGGCTGGTACGGACAGGCGTCCGAAATAAATTGGCCGTAGCAGATGAACTTCGTTTGGAAAGAAGGCTTATGTGGTCCGAGATCGCCTATATTGGGGATGATGTTATGGACCTAAACCTATTGAAGGCAGTAGGCTTATCGGGAACAGTTCCTAATGCCCCTCAATATATACAAAAAGAAGTTGGGTTTGTGACACCTGTACGGGGTGGTGAAGGTGCTTTCCGAGCATTTGCAGAGCATCTATTGGATGCTTTCGACC of Bacteroidetes Order II. bacterium contains these proteins:
- a CDS encoding acylneuraminate cytidylyltransferase translates to MIPRIRLVLTDIDGVWTDGGLYYAQDALPAKKFHTYDSFGVLALQMNDIEVGILSGDDNPVMHTRATRLKIGLVRTGVRNKLAVADELRLERRLMWSEIAYIGDDVMDLNLLKAVGLSGTVPNAPQYIQKEVGFVTPVRGGEGAFRAFAEHLLDAFDLLEDTIARIRENS